The following coding sequences lie in one Enterococcus sp. 9E7_DIV0242 genomic window:
- a CDS encoding minor capsid protein: MVKSNSKYWSDRLDNIFSHLDQTDMDFFYQLQDIYSQYAKEIQKEIFSFYQQYAKDNNMSLADAMKKLRKEDLSDYVQNANRYRESLENNQQALDRLNEQYSGAQATRLEALLASVEYQLLLMNGRLQQSFWEYLKNVVKYVYKKIVYGNSPSTLDAEAIKTILNTNWNGNNFSSLIWGNTDRLTDEIRKLMIDAFMKGLSPIEIARELRKKFNVLRVQAETLARTEATQVANSTAAKRYKEMGLTSYQFSAHIDSRTSEICKEFNKKVFLLDDYEPGLNAPPMHPNCRSAILPVLE, from the coding sequence ATGGTGAAGAGTAATTCAAAATATTGGTCAGATCGCTTAGATAATATCTTTTCGCATCTAGATCAAACAGATATGGACTTTTTTTATCAATTGCAGGATATATACAGCCAATACGCTAAAGAGATCCAGAAAGAAATTTTCTCCTTTTATCAACAGTATGCAAAAGATAATAATATGTCGCTTGCAGATGCTATGAAGAAGCTCAGGAAAGAAGATTTAAGCGACTATGTTCAAAATGCTAACAGATATAGAGAATCGCTTGAAAACAATCAGCAAGCCCTCGACAGGCTCAATGAACAATACTCTGGAGCTCAAGCGACAAGACTCGAAGCACTGTTGGCTAGTGTAGAATATCAGCTGCTTTTGATGAACGGTAGATTACAGCAGTCGTTTTGGGAGTATCTAAAAAATGTAGTCAAGTATGTTTACAAAAAAATCGTTTATGGTAACTCACCTAGCACCTTAGACGCCGAGGCAATCAAAACCATTTTAAACACGAATTGGAATGGAAATAATTTCTCATCATTGATTTGGGGAAATACAGATCGGCTTACTGATGAAATAAGAAAACTTATGATCGATGCTTTCATGAAAGGGCTAAGTCCCATTGAGATTGCCAGAGAACTAAGAAAGAAGTTCAACGTGTTAAGAGTTCAAGCTGAGACGTTAGCGCGTACAGAAGCTACTCAGGTGGCTAATAGCACAGCTGCAAAACGATATAAAGAAATGGGGCTTACAAGTTACCAGTTTTCAGCACACATTGATAGTCGAACCAGTGAAATTTGCAAAGAGTTTAACAAAAAGGTTTTCTTGTTAGACGATTATGAGCCAGGGTTAAATGCCCCACCTATGCATCCAAATTGCCGCAGTGCAATTTTACCAGTATTAGAATAA
- a CDS encoding DUF4355 domain-containing protein yields the protein MKRKLFLPMHLQFFSADTGSEGQSTSSQESQSTKDSKTENNEQDKNENTGKTFSRDDVAKMMSAEKAKWEKDQEQRIETAKNEAARLAKLSKDEREKEEEKSRLADIEKREAALRLGELRIETITQLEKSGVPVDFCDMVLTDDAEQIKTNIAAVKKTFDAAVEKKVDERLKQSTPRIASSSSGMTKAEIMAVKDSSERQKLIAENRNLF from the coding sequence ATGAAACGAAAATTATTTTTACCAATGCATTTACAGTTCTTTTCAGCAGATACCGGAAGTGAGGGACAGTCGACTAGCTCACAGGAATCACAATCTACTAAAGATTCTAAAACGGAGAATAATGAGCAGGATAAAAATGAAAATACGGGTAAAACATTTTCTCGTGATGATGTAGCAAAAATGATGTCTGCCGAAAAGGCAAAGTGGGAAAAGGATCAAGAGCAACGAATCGAAACTGCTAAGAATGAGGCGGCAAGATTGGCAAAACTTTCAAAAGATGAGCGCGAAAAAGAAGAAGAGAAAAGTCGATTAGCAGACATTGAAAAAAGAGAGGCTGCTTTACGATTAGGAGAACTTCGAATTGAAACAATCACTCAGCTTGAAAAAAGTGGTGTTCCTGTAGATTTTTGCGATATGGTACTGACCGACGACGCGGAACAAATTAAAACAAATATTGCAGCTGTAAAGAAAACATTTGATGCAGCTGTAGAGAAAAAAGTCGACGAGCGGTTAAAACAGTCAACTCCAAGAATTGCTTCATCTAGCTCAGGAATGACTAAAGCGGAAATTATGGCTGTAAAAGACAGCTCAGAACGTCAAAAATTAATTGCTGAAAATCGAAATCTATTTTAG